The nucleotide sequence GCGCCGGGAGGCTGATCCACAGGGGTCAGCCTTACCTTTTTGGCGTGGCGTTCTCTATGCTGGCCGGATGACGTGGAACATGAGCGGCAGGGTGGTGCTGGTGACGGGTGCCACTGGTGGCATCGGGCTGGTCACGGCGCGGGAACTCGCGCGAGCGGGGGCACAGGTTCATATCGTGGGGCGAAACGCGAACAAGACAGCGCGTGTCGCCGCACAGATCGGGGCGGCGAGCACGTTCCTCGCGGATCTGGCAGAGCTTGCCCAGGTGCGCCGGGCCGCTGCCGAGTTCCGCGAGCGGGTGGGCCGACTGGACGTGCTGGTGAACAACGCAGGGGCCTGGTATGCGCAGCGGCAGGACACCGCCGAGGGCCTCGAACGCACCTGGGCCCTGAACCACCTGGCACCCTTCCTGCTCACGCGGGAACTGCTGCCGCTGCTGCGCCGTTCGGCAGACGGGCGCGTGGTCACCGTCGCCTCCGACGCGCACCGGTACGGACGAATTCGTTTTGCCGATCCCGAGTTTCGCCGCGGCTACCGGGGGTGGGCGGCGTACAGCCAGAGCAAGTTGGCCAACATCCTCTTCGCGCGGGAACTCGCGCGGCGTGAGCCCGCCATCCGAAGCAACAGCCTGCATCCCGGCCTGGTTCGCTCGGGCTTCGCGCACAACAACGGCGGAGGCGTCAGCCGCCTGTGGAGCCTGATCGACCGCTTTGGCCTCACGCCGGAAGAGGGGGCGCGCACCAGCCTCCGCCTCGCCGCAGACCCCAGCCTTCAGGTCAGCGGACAGTACTTCCGCGCCCAGAAGCAGGCGCGGCCCGCACGCCAGGCCCGTGACGACGCGGCGGCGCGGCGGCTGTGGGCGCTCAGCGAGGCGTACGTGGAGGGCGTCCCGGCGCCCTGAGGGGGCCCCGCCACGCACAGCTAC is from Deinococcus sp. YIM 77859 and encodes:
- a CDS encoding SDR family NAD(P)-dependent oxidoreductase, translated to MTWNMSGRVVLVTGATGGIGLVTARELARAGAQVHIVGRNANKTARVAAQIGAASTFLADLAELAQVRRAAAEFRERVGRLDVLVNNAGAWYAQRQDTAEGLERTWALNHLAPFLLTRELLPLLRRSADGRVVTVASDAHRYGRIRFADPEFRRGYRGWAAYSQSKLANILFARELARREPAIRSNSLHPGLVRSGFAHNNGGGVSRLWSLIDRFGLTPEEGARTSLRLAADPSLQVSGQYFRAQKQARPARQARDDAAARRLWALSEAYVEGVPAP